One window of the Mycobacterium sp. SVM_VP21 genome contains the following:
- a CDS encoding aspartate aminotransferase family protein → MSDFPYTDRFTVNRTLPELGRPRDEVLAELREMAQAEDPTWETGKVSGTMYCGDHEHYRFLDEAFGLFAHVNVLQRDICPSATKFEGEVIAMALDLMHAEAITDGEPVGMVTTGGTGSIIHALLAYREHAAKHRGITRPNFIKPETGHPAFDKGCHLFGIELRKAPVDPQTAQVDVEWVANNIDENTIAIMGSACNYGYGTVDPIPELGQLASERGVGLHVDGCLGGFVLPFANELGYDVPIFDFRVPGVTSISADNHKYGYALKGASTLLFRDKAYRNAQYFFLPDWTGGKYMSPGIEGSRSGGLIAAAWASMVQLGREGYLRYAKAILETASAMQDVVRSHPELTIIGSPTFCFAFRSDEFDIYHVADAMKPKGWRFNGQQYPNAIHMAVTRPQTQPGVVEAFTADLDDAIEYAKKQTAAGEAPISAAVYGGVPGGMTDEAAQFIEGFMERILDTQQSLPPL, encoded by the coding sequence ATGTCCGACTTTCCCTACACGGACCGCTTCACCGTCAACCGCACGCTGCCCGAGCTGGGCCGGCCGCGTGACGAAGTGCTCGCGGAACTGCGTGAGATGGCGCAGGCCGAGGATCCCACCTGGGAAACCGGCAAGGTGTCCGGGACCATGTACTGCGGTGACCACGAGCACTACCGCTTCCTCGATGAGGCATTCGGACTGTTCGCCCATGTGAACGTGCTGCAGCGCGACATCTGCCCGTCGGCGACCAAGTTCGAGGGCGAAGTCATCGCGATGGCCCTGGACCTGATGCACGCCGAGGCCATCACCGACGGGGAGCCGGTCGGCATGGTCACCACGGGTGGCACCGGCAGCATCATTCACGCGCTGCTGGCCTACCGTGAGCACGCCGCCAAGCACCGTGGGATCACCAGGCCGAACTTCATCAAACCCGAAACCGGTCACCCTGCCTTTGACAAGGGCTGCCACCTGTTCGGCATCGAGCTTCGCAAGGCGCCCGTCGACCCGCAGACCGCTCAGGTCGATGTCGAGTGGGTGGCGAACAACATCGACGAGAACACCATCGCGATCATGGGTTCGGCCTGCAATTACGGCTACGGCACCGTCGACCCGATCCCGGAGTTGGGACAGTTGGCCTCCGAGCGCGGGGTGGGCTTGCACGTCGACGGCTGCCTCGGCGGTTTCGTACTGCCTTTCGCGAACGAGTTGGGTTATGACGTACCGATTTTCGACTTCCGGGTGCCCGGCGTCACCAGCATCTCGGCAGACAACCACAAGTACGGCTACGCGCTGAAGGGCGCTTCGACGCTGCTGTTTCGAGACAAGGCCTACCGCAATGCGCAGTACTTCTTCCTGCCGGATTGGACCGGCGGCAAGTACATGTCCCCCGGCATCGAAGGCTCTCGGTCGGGCGGGCTGATCGCCGCCGCGTGGGCTTCGATGGTGCAGCTGGGCCGCGAGGGCTACCTGCGCTACGCCAAGGCGATCCTGGAGACCGCGTCGGCGATGCAGGACGTGGTGCGCAGCCATCCCGAACTGACGATTATCGGTTCGCCCACATTCTGTTTCGCCTTCCGCTCCGACGAGTTCGACATCTACCACGTCGCCGACGCGATGAAGCCCAAGGGCTGGCGGTTCAACGGCCAGCAGTACCCCAACGCCATCCACATGGCGGTGACCCGGCCGCAGACCCAGCCCGGTGTGGTCGAGGCATTCACCGCCGACCTCGACGACGCGATCGAGTACGCCAAGAAGCAGACCGCCGCCGGTGAGGCACCGATCAGCGCCGCGGTCTACGGGGGCGTCCCCGGCGGGATGACCGATGAGGCGGCTCAGTTCATCGAAGGGTTCATGGAGCGCATCCTCGACACCCAGCAGTCCTTGCCGCCCCTATGA
- a CDS encoding FGGY-family carbohydrate kinase, which produces MTGPAERVDRVVLAVDLGTGGPKVGFVSLDGTVLWSDLVEVSTEYGPDGSAIQDAALWWEIIRDATKRGLAESGVRGEQVAGVSITGQWASTVPVDAEGRPVGPCVMWMDTRGAPYSRKVFGGRVAGYRPRVLLSWLRRNGGIPSPNGDDPVGHMLHLQRGDPAVFAATRWLLEPVDYLGMCFTGRAAASRASMMGTWLTNNRTLSVLDYDDVLVRLAGVDRAKLPPLVPTGSIIGPVAPSVAAELGISPAAQVVTGTPDLHAAAVGSGAVRQGELHLTISTTSWISCPVAFKKTDAFHQLATVAGLDPTSYLLVNNQDTAGRALQWLRDNVFDGLDYDALTELAAGAPAGSNGVIFTPWLKGEHSPVDDRRARGGFHNLSLATTRADLVRAVLEGVAYNSRWLLECVNRFTPNAGPIRIVGGGARSDLWCQIIADVTGRTCERVADPLNAQLRGAALFAGIGMGELDRDTLRDLIPLDGVFEPVAANRAVYDRLFAEFPRLYKAQKGMFGRLNR; this is translated from the coding sequence ATGACGGGCCCCGCTGAGCGCGTCGATCGCGTGGTTCTGGCCGTCGACCTCGGTACCGGCGGCCCCAAGGTCGGTTTCGTGTCGTTGGACGGCACCGTGCTGTGGTCGGACCTGGTCGAAGTCTCGACCGAGTACGGGCCGGACGGGTCCGCCATCCAGGACGCCGCCCTGTGGTGGGAGATCATCCGCGACGCCACCAAACGCGGGCTGGCCGAGAGCGGAGTACGCGGCGAGCAGGTGGCCGGGGTGTCGATCACCGGACAGTGGGCCAGCACCGTCCCGGTGGACGCCGAGGGCCGTCCGGTGGGTCCGTGCGTGATGTGGATGGACACCCGCGGCGCGCCCTACAGTCGCAAGGTATTCGGAGGTCGGGTAGCCGGATACCGGCCACGGGTCCTGCTCAGTTGGCTTCGTCGCAACGGCGGCATCCCCTCCCCCAACGGCGATGATCCGGTCGGGCACATGCTGCACCTGCAGCGCGGCGACCCGGCGGTCTTCGCGGCAACCCGCTGGCTGCTGGAACCCGTCGACTATCTCGGCATGTGTTTCACCGGACGAGCGGCGGCATCGCGGGCCTCGATGATGGGCACGTGGCTCACCAACAATCGCACACTGAGCGTGCTCGACTACGACGACGTGCTGGTGCGGTTGGCCGGTGTCGATCGGGCGAAACTGCCACCGCTGGTGCCGACCGGTTCGATCATCGGTCCGGTGGCGCCGTCAGTCGCCGCCGAACTCGGCATATCGCCTGCGGCTCAGGTGGTCACCGGCACCCCGGATCTGCACGCCGCGGCGGTGGGTTCCGGCGCGGTGCGCCAAGGTGAGCTGCACCTGACCATCTCCACCACGTCGTGGATCAGCTGCCCGGTGGCGTTCAAGAAGACCGATGCCTTCCACCAGCTGGCCACCGTTGCGGGCCTCGACCCGACGTCCTATCTGCTGGTCAACAATCAAGACACCGCCGGCCGAGCGTTGCAGTGGTTGCGCGACAACGTTTTCGACGGCCTGGACTACGACGCGCTGACCGAACTGGCGGCGGGTGCACCGGCCGGCTCGAACGGGGTGATCTTCACGCCCTGGCTCAAGGGCGAGCACTCCCCCGTCGACGACCGCCGTGCCCGCGGCGGTTTCCATAACCTGTCGCTGGCCACCACCCGCGCCGATCTGGTGCGCGCGGTGCTCGAAGGGGTCGCCTACAACAGCCGCTGGCTGCTCGAATGCGTGAACCGGTTCACCCCCAACGCCGGACCGATCCGGATCGTCGGCGGCGGGGCACGTTCGGACCTGTGGTGCCAGATCATCGCCGACGTCACGGGTCGTACCTGCGAGCGAGTGGCCGATCCGTTGAACGCACAGTTACGGGGCGCGGCGCTGTTCGCCGGGATCGGGATGGGCGAGTTGGATCGCGACACGTTGCGCGATCTGATCCCGCTCGACGGCGTATTCGAGCCCGTGGCCGCCAATCGCGCGGTCTACGACCGACTGTTCGCCGAGTTCCCCCGGCTCTACAAGGCGCAGAAAGGCATGTTCGGCCGCCTCAACCGCTGA
- a CDS encoding MbtH family protein — translation MSTNPFDDESGSFYVLVNDEEQYSLWPTFANVPAGWRVVYGGEQGAGRAACLEYVEQHWNDLRPKSLRDAMAAERG, via the coding sequence ATGAGCACCAATCCCTTTGATGACGAAAGCGGCAGCTTCTACGTGCTGGTCAACGACGAGGAGCAGTACAGCCTGTGGCCGACATTCGCCAATGTTCCCGCTGGGTGGCGAGTCGTCTACGGAGGTGAACAAGGTGCCGGTCGCGCGGCCTGTTTGGAGTACGTCGAGCAGCACTGGAACGACCTGCGGCCCAAGAGTCTTCGTGATGCCATGGCGGCCGAACGGGGGTAA
- a CDS encoding lysine N(6)-hydroxylase/L-ornithine N(5)-oxygenase family protein, with translation MSTLAVVGAGAKAVAVAAKAAVLRDMGVAAPDVVAVERTEVAANWRASGGWTDGAHRLGTSPEKDVGFPYRSALVAGRNAELDERMTRYGWQSYLIATGQFAEWVDRGRPAPTHLRWSQYLRWVADAVRLNVIPGEVERLGVNGAGWVLHTREASRETTVGADAVMITGPGQAEKSILPGNPLVLSIAQFWHRAAADRISAERVAVIGGGETAASMLNELFRHRVSTITVISPQVTLFTRGEGFFENALFSDPIDWTALTLAERRDALARTDRGVFSARVQDALLADDRIRHLRGRVAHAVARDGRIRLTLSTNRGGENFETVHGFDLVIDGSGADPLWFVSLFGQDTLDLLELGLGGPLSGDRLAEAIGHDLAVADVTPKLFLPNLAGLTQGPGFPNLSCLGLLSDRVLGAHLSAAPPKSPTSSPASSPASRRRIALDGSAACDSATARATDTEEIR, from the coding sequence ATGAGCACACTTGCGGTGGTGGGCGCCGGGGCCAAGGCGGTCGCGGTGGCGGCGAAGGCCGCCGTGTTGCGCGACATGGGCGTCGCCGCACCGGACGTGGTTGCCGTCGAACGCACCGAGGTCGCCGCCAACTGGCGTGCCTCCGGAGGCTGGACCGACGGCGCGCACCGGCTGGGCACCAGCCCGGAAAAGGACGTCGGCTTCCCCTACCGCTCGGCACTGGTAGCCGGCCGCAATGCCGAACTCGACGAGCGCATGACCCGCTATGGCTGGCAGTCCTACCTGATCGCCACCGGCCAGTTCGCCGAATGGGTGGACCGGGGCCGGCCGGCCCCCACGCACCTGCGGTGGAGCCAGTACCTGCGCTGGGTGGCCGACGCGGTGCGGCTCAACGTGATCCCCGGTGAGGTGGAGCGGCTGGGGGTGAACGGCGCCGGTTGGGTGCTGCACACTAGGGAAGCCTCTCGGGAGACTACAGTCGGCGCGGATGCGGTGATGATCACCGGTCCGGGCCAGGCCGAGAAGTCGATCCTGCCCGGCAACCCGTTGGTGCTCTCGATCGCGCAGTTCTGGCATCGGGCCGCCGCCGACCGGATCAGCGCGGAGCGCGTCGCCGTCATCGGAGGCGGCGAGACGGCGGCATCGATGCTCAACGAGCTGTTCCGGCACCGGGTTTCGACGATCACTGTGATCTCCCCGCAGGTGACGCTGTTCACCCGCGGGGAGGGTTTCTTCGAAAACGCCCTGTTCTCCGATCCCATCGACTGGACCGCGCTGACCTTGGCCGAGCGGCGAGATGCGCTGGCCCGCACCGACCGTGGGGTGTTCTCGGCCCGAGTACAGGACGCGCTGCTGGCCGACGACCGGATCCGCCACCTGCGGGGCCGGGTGGCGCACGCGGTGGCTCGCGACGGCCGAATCCGACTGACGCTGAGCACCAACCGAGGCGGTGAGAACTTCGAGACCGTGCACGGCTTCGACCTTGTCATCGACGGCTCCGGCGCTGACCCGCTGTGGTTCGTGTCGCTGTTCGGCCAGGACACCCTGGACCTGCTCGAGTTGGGCCTGGGCGGTCCGCTCTCCGGTGACCGGCTGGCCGAGGCGATTGGGCATGACCTGGCCGTCGCCGACGTCACCCCGAAGCTCTTCCTGCCCAACTTGGCCGGGCTCACCCAGGGGCCTGGTTTTCCCAATCTGAGCTGTTTGGGACTGCTATCCGACCGGGTGCTGGGCGCCCACCTTTCTGCTGCGCCACCAAAATCCCCCACGAGTTCCCCCGCGAGTTCCCCCGCGAGCAGACGCAGAATCGCACTCGACGGCTCCGCCGCGTGCGATTCTGCGACTGCTCGCGCCACTGATACCGAGGAGATCCGATGA